The following coding sequences lie in one Tichowtungia aerotolerans genomic window:
- the ilvE gene encoding branched-chain-amino-acid transaminase, which produces MKVFLNGQLVDKKDAVVSVFDHGLLYGDGVFEGTRVYNGNIAFLGEHIDRLLDSAKVIALDIGMTKQELIDATVDTCRANGIENGYIRHVVTRGSGTLGLNPYLCEKASVIIIADNIKLYPQEMYDNGMKIITAGTMRNMPEALNPKVKSLNYLNNIMAKIEAINSGVMECLLLNPQGYVAEASGDNVFVVKGNKLITPPTWCGALDGITRSKVMQLGRELGLDVVEQVMTRYEIWTADEAFLTGTAAEVIAVVELDKRSIGTGTPGPVTHKLVDAYRKLVVEDGIRIDF; this is translated from the coding sequence ATGAAAGTTTTTTTGAATGGACAGTTGGTAGATAAAAAAGACGCTGTTGTTTCGGTGTTTGATCACGGTCTGCTGTACGGAGACGGTGTTTTTGAAGGGACCCGCGTATACAACGGGAATATTGCATTTCTTGGCGAGCATATCGATCGTCTGCTCGACTCCGCCAAAGTGATTGCTCTGGATATCGGCATGACGAAGCAGGAGCTGATCGACGCGACGGTGGACACCTGCCGGGCCAACGGAATTGAAAACGGGTACATCCGCCACGTCGTCACACGCGGAAGCGGAACGCTGGGCCTCAATCCATACCTGTGTGAAAAAGCGTCGGTGATTATCATTGCCGACAACATCAAGCTGTATCCCCAGGAAATGTACGACAACGGCATGAAGATCATTACGGCCGGCACCATGCGCAATATGCCTGAAGCGCTCAATCCGAAGGTCAAGAGCCTGAACTATCTCAATAACATCATGGCGAAAATCGAAGCCATCAACTCGGGCGTGATGGAGTGCCTGCTGCTTAATCCGCAGGGGTACGTCGCAGAAGCGTCCGGGGATAATGTTTTCGTGGTGAAGGGCAATAAGCTGATCACTCCGCCGACCTGGTGCGGAGCGCTGGACGGCATCACCCGCAGTAAAGTGATGCAGCTGGGGCGCGAGTTGGGTCTGGACGTGGTCGAGCAGGTGATGACGCGCTATGAAATCTGGACTGCCGATGAAGCGTTTCTTACAGGAACAGCTGCCGAAGTGATCGCTGTTGTGGAGCTCGACAAACGCTCGATCGGGACCGGAACACCCGGCCCGGTTACGCACAAACTGGTTGACGCGTACCGTAAGCTGGTTGTGGAAGATGGTATCAGAATCGATTTCTGA
- a CDS encoding secretin N-terminal domain-containing protein: protein MNRAFLISAAMIALAVSAEEPTVQTYPVRFTDPQEAAEIIQLMLPSTNNLQIQAIDRKLIVKGTAEQQKNIQQMLSELDAPPKNIQINVQLDSSENSVKRTARGYPRGPVTIRNGEIHATIGGRFRNQRTTVNETTTQMLVAMDGRSATLRVGERVPYAAWLVEYGHRYGYIREAHIEWQDVGSFLAVEPTIVSPGLIRIRVIPELSGRLQDGSRETIQFTHLATEVTAGDGQTIHIGGFNQDRDFNSHFFIGGSSDDESINTDITLTPHILE from the coding sequence ATGAATCGTGCTTTTTTGATTTCAGCAGCAATGATCGCTCTCGCCGTTTCCGCGGAAGAACCGACCGTTCAAACCTATCCCGTCCGCTTCACCGACCCGCAGGAAGCGGCGGAAATCATCCAGCTCATGCTGCCCTCCACCAACAATCTCCAGATCCAGGCCATCGACCGCAAACTGATCGTGAAAGGAACCGCCGAACAGCAGAAAAACATACAGCAAATGCTCAGCGAACTGGATGCCCCGCCGAAAAACATTCAGATCAATGTTCAGCTCGACAGCAGCGAAAACTCGGTCAAAAGAACCGCCCGCGGCTATCCGCGCGGCCCTGTCACCATTCGCAACGGGGAAATTCACGCAACCATAGGCGGCCGTTTTCGCAACCAAAGAACCACCGTCAACGAAACGACCACCCAGATGCTGGTCGCCATGGACGGACGTTCCGCCACCCTGCGCGTCGGGGAACGGGTTCCGTATGCCGCGTGGCTGGTCGAATATGGCCATCGCTACGGATATATCCGCGAAGCCCACATAGAATGGCAGGATGTCGGATCATTTCTGGCAGTGGAACCGACTATTGTCAGCCCCGGACTGATTCGCATCCGGGTCATTCCGGAACTGAGCGGACGACTTCAGGACGGAAGCCGCGAAACCATCCAGTTCACCCATTTGGCAACGGAAGTGACGGCGGGAGACGGACAAACCATCCACATCGGCGGATTCAATCAGGACAGGGATTTCAACTCTCACTTCTTCATCGGCGGATCATCTGATGACGAATCCATTAATACAGATATCACGCTGACGCCGCACATCCTCGAATAA
- the katG gene encoding catalase/peroxidase HPI — MSRESKCPVTGNVGKRPDMNSAKSNKDWWPNQLNLKILHQNPPALNPLDEDFNYAEEFKKLNLKAVKKDLKKLMTDSQEWWPADFGNYGPLFIRMAWHSAGTYRTGDGRGGGGTGNQRLAPLNSWPDNCNLDKARRLIWPIKQKYGDRISWADLIILTGNVALETMGFKTFGFGGGREDIWEPEEDVYWGSEKEWLADDNRDLDPKKKDNPLAAVQMGLIYVNPEGPGGNPDPVLAAKDIRNSFARMAMNDEETVALIAGGHTFGKTHGAGPATHVGPEPEAAPLEQQGLGWKSSFKTGKGGDTITDGEEVTWTQAPTQWSNYFFDNLFNYEWELTKSPAGAYQWVAKDAPEDVPDAHNPKKKHRPTMLTTDLSLRFDPEYEKISRRFHENPDEFADAFARAWFKLTHRDMGPKSRYLGPEVPKEDLIWQDPIPAVDHKLINSADIKDLKAKILKSGLSISDLVSTAWASASTFRGSDKRGGANGARIRLAPQKDWPVNQPKRLARVLKTLEGIQKAFNKAHNKKKVSLADLIVLGGCAAVEEAAAKAGHKVKVPFTPGRMDASAKQTDTESFTVLESMADGFRNYLPQKYAVSAGALLIDKAQLLTLTAPEMTVLIGGLRVLNANFKKSKNGVFTKQKETLSNDFFVNLLDMGTEWKPSAKDEDVYEGFDRKTGKLKWTGSQVDLIFGANSQLRAIAEVYGSATSQKKFVKDFVSAWSKVMNLDRFDLA; from the coding sequence ATGAGTCGCGAAAGCAAATGTCCAGTAACCGGAAACGTCGGGAAACGTCCTGACATGAACAGTGCTAAAAGCAACAAGGACTGGTGGCCGAACCAGTTGAACTTGAAAATACTCCACCAGAACCCGCCCGCTCTCAACCCTCTCGACGAAGACTTCAACTACGCAGAAGAGTTCAAGAAACTCAATCTGAAGGCTGTAAAAAAGGATCTTAAAAAACTCATGACCGACTCGCAGGAGTGGTGGCCGGCAGATTTCGGAAACTACGGTCCGCTGTTCATCCGCATGGCATGGCATTCCGCCGGAACCTACCGGACCGGTGACGGCCGCGGCGGAGGCGGCACCGGTAATCAGCGCCTTGCACCGCTCAACAGCTGGCCCGACAACTGCAATCTCGACAAAGCGCGCCGCCTGATCTGGCCGATTAAACAGAAATACGGCGACCGAATCTCATGGGCCGACCTGATCATTCTCACCGGCAACGTGGCGTTGGAAACCATGGGCTTCAAGACCTTCGGCTTCGGCGGTGGACGCGAGGACATCTGGGAACCGGAAGAGGATGTCTACTGGGGCTCCGAAAAAGAATGGCTGGCCGATGACAACCGGGATCTGGATCCGAAGAAAAAGGACAACCCTCTGGCGGCGGTTCAGATGGGACTGATTTATGTAAACCCCGAAGGACCGGGAGGAAATCCCGATCCTGTTCTGGCAGCAAAGGATATTCGAAACTCGTTTGCGCGAATGGCAATGAATGATGAGGAAACTGTTGCACTGATTGCCGGGGGACATACGTTCGGCAAAACTCATGGCGCAGGCCCTGCAACCCACGTCGGTCCGGAACCGGAAGCCGCCCCGCTTGAACAGCAGGGTCTCGGCTGGAAGAGTTCCTTTAAAACGGGAAAAGGCGGCGACACCATTACTGACGGCGAAGAAGTCACCTGGACTCAGGCTCCGACTCAGTGGAGCAATTATTTCTTCGATAACCTGTTCAACTATGAATGGGAACTCACCAAGAGTCCCGCAGGAGCCTACCAGTGGGTTGCGAAAGACGCTCCGGAAGATGTGCCCGACGCGCATAACCCAAAGAAGAAACACCGCCCGACCATGCTGACGACAGACCTGTCGCTGCGTTTCGATCCGGAATATGAAAAAATATCGCGTCGATTCCATGAAAACCCGGATGAATTCGCCGATGCATTCGCCCGCGCGTGGTTCAAACTGACCCATCGCGATATGGGACCGAAGTCGCGTTATCTCGGCCCGGAGGTTCCGAAAGAAGACCTGATCTGGCAGGACCCGATTCCGGCGGTTGACCACAAGCTGATCAACTCTGCCGACATCAAAGACCTGAAAGCAAAGATCCTGAAGTCCGGCTTATCGATTTCCGATCTGGTTTCGACGGCATGGGCTTCGGCGTCGACCTTCCGGGGTTCCGACAAGCGCGGCGGAGCCAACGGCGCACGCATCCGGCTCGCTCCGCAAAAAGACTGGCCGGTCAACCAGCCGAAACGGCTGGCGAGAGTCCTCAAAACGCTCGAAGGCATCCAAAAGGCATTCAACAAAGCGCACAATAAGAAAAAAGTATCACTGGCCGACCTGATCGTTCTTGGCGGTTGTGCGGCCGTGGAAGAAGCCGCCGCTAAAGCCGGCCACAAGGTCAAGGTCCCATTCACGCCGGGTCGCATGGATGCATCGGCGAAACAGACGGATACAGAATCGTTCACCGTGCTCGAATCGATGGCGGACGGCTTCAGGAACTACCTCCCACAGAAATATGCAGTCTCAGCCGGGGCACTTCTGATCGACAAAGCGCAGCTGCTGACATTAACCGCCCCGGAAATGACCGTGCTCATTGGCGGCCTGCGCGTGCTGAATGCAAACTTCAAAAAGTCGAAAAACGGAGTCTTCACCAAACAAAAGGAAACGCTCTCCAACGACTTCTTCGTCAACCTGCTTGATATGGGCACAGAGTGGAAACCCTCTGCAAAGGATGAAGACGTTTATGAGGGGTTCGATCGCAAGACAGGAAAACTGAAATGGACCGGTTCTCAGGTGGACCTCATCTTCGGCGCAAATTCCCAGCTGCGGGCCATCGCGGAAGTGTACGGAAGCGCAACCTCGCAGAAAAAGTTCGTGAAGGATTTTGTTTCCGCGTGGAGCAAAGTCATGAACCTCGACCGCTTTGATCTTGCCTGA
- a CDS encoding ABC transporter permease: MKSSFSLFLAFKYLKPKRSFLSVVTLLSLLGVTLGVAVLIIVLSVMTGFDETWREKILSFNAHVKVTEYGGVIEQPAKLLTAVKKVKGITGAAPNLEGFVFIQTESDNVHTPMLRGIDSELERTVSKVPDHVVKGAFSIGYGEIVIGRDLALRLGLDIGDSLRVYSPQNFVSQDELRLPEELTISGIFEVGMWEFDANVVLTSLDTARSVFNVEQGVHCLQIMTDNPMDAPRIAHQLKQGLGPYFDVRSWIDLNRQMFTALQTEKNMMFFLLIFITIVAAFGITNTLITLTVQKTHEIGLLKALGFANRRIVAIFLWIGAVQGVIGTGLGLGLGLLALKYRNELLNFISAQFRVDLLPKELYQLSQIPAHTTISDVITVCSTVLVICTLAGLVPAWRAARLEPVEALRNE, encoded by the coding sequence ATGAAAAGTTCTTTTTCCCTGTTTTTGGCATTTAAGTATTTGAAACCGAAGCGATCGTTTCTGTCGGTGGTTACGCTGCTGTCGCTGCTCGGCGTTACACTCGGTGTTGCGGTGCTCATCATTGTGCTGTCTGTAATGACCGGTTTTGATGAGACCTGGCGCGAAAAAATTCTCAGTTTCAACGCCCACGTCAAAGTGACGGAATACGGAGGTGTGATTGAGCAGCCGGCCAAACTGCTGACTGCTGTTAAAAAAGTGAAGGGCATTACCGGGGCCGCGCCGAACCTCGAAGGATTTGTGTTTATCCAAACCGAAAGTGACAATGTTCACACGCCGATGCTGCGCGGGATTGATTCCGAACTCGAGCGGACGGTGAGCAAGGTGCCGGATCATGTTGTGAAAGGTGCGTTTTCAATCGGGTATGGGGAGATTGTGATCGGTCGTGACCTCGCACTGCGCCTTGGGCTCGATATCGGCGATTCGCTGCGGGTGTATTCTCCGCAGAATTTTGTGTCACAGGACGAGCTGCGCCTGCCGGAAGAGCTGACGATCAGCGGGATTTTTGAGGTCGGCATGTGGGAGTTTGACGCCAATGTGGTCCTGACCTCCCTCGACACGGCGCGGTCTGTTTTTAATGTGGAGCAGGGCGTGCACTGTCTTCAGATTATGACGGATAATCCGATGGATGCACCGCGTATTGCGCATCAGCTCAAACAGGGGCTCGGTCCGTATTTTGACGTTCGCAGCTGGATTGACCTGAATCGGCAGATGTTTACGGCGCTCCAGACGGAGAAAAACATGATGTTTTTCCTGCTGATCTTTATCACCATCGTAGCGGCGTTCGGCATCACTAATACGCTGATTACGCTGACGGTTCAGAAAACCCACGAAATCGGACTGCTCAAAGCGCTTGGTTTTGCAAATCGCCGGATCGTCGCCATTTTTCTATGGATCGGTGCGGTGCAGGGCGTCATTGGCACGGGCCTCGGCCTCGGCCTCGGGTTGCTGGCTCTGAAATATCGCAATGAGCTGCTCAACTTTATTTCTGCGCAGTTCCGGGTCGACCTGCTGCCGAAAGAGCTTTATCAGCTCAGTCAGATTCCTGCGCATACAACCATTAGCGATGTGATCACCGTTTGCTCCACCGTGCTTGTCATCTGCACGCTCGCCGGTCTTGTTCCCGCCTGGCGCGCTGCCCGCCTTGAACCCGTTGAAGCGTTGAGGAATGAGTGA
- a CDS encoding SEL1-like repeat protein gives MAKQYMFYSAEEALDKAFSLLDEGNQMEAEEVVGWTAYRDVENSELLFAEAVMGRSRWNKRLASKCFHFLLQNAPAGSVISEASDLALQLDQEVVPDGSLARLIQLSDENSDNVYLLWLSAIQCRAQKEGEPGKQRYEKLLSRFTVASVMVHHTYANILTEYLDEYDEAIKHRKIAVEMSPTGWTYQGLANTLKKMKRYEDSCAAWEKCIEQDPDDSDYWRQWANTLYEMKQYEEALEKYEKSAALDPAYRYTYYRIGRCKRRLKQYDERMLSAFRTSADMGYAASMYEVASCYEHGRGCGANAVMAVAWYRKSWEHDYDPGRRALARCLQRGAGGETNTVEAARLFRIGADTGTKYDQTEMGRCCAFGLGAPQDWSEAARYLQLAADQGEVLAKHMLAQCYARGLGVEKDEREANRLFEDAVEHRSNRPGMMLVYSLFLVNCDSPELRDQERALAFLNNALDIKYNGVYCCVLPRKDVDSPKTAVVDLADELLEYWEKDLSDGEDRVQLIERLGEFKEKTMGQLL, from the coding sequence GTGGCTAAACAGTATATGTTCTATTCGGCAGAGGAAGCGCTCGATAAAGCCTTTTCCCTGCTGGATGAAGGCAACCAGATGGAAGCGGAGGAAGTGGTCGGGTGGACCGCGTATCGAGATGTCGAAAATTCAGAACTTCTTTTTGCAGAAGCCGTTATGGGCCGGTCCCGATGGAACAAGCGGCTGGCCTCAAAGTGCTTTCATTTTCTGTTACAGAACGCGCCGGCCGGCAGTGTGATCTCTGAGGCTTCCGATCTGGCTCTGCAGCTGGATCAGGAAGTCGTGCCGGATGGAAGTCTGGCCAGGCTGATTCAGCTGTCGGATGAAAATTCCGACAATGTTTATCTGCTTTGGCTCTCCGCAATCCAGTGCCGGGCGCAGAAAGAAGGTGAGCCGGGGAAGCAGCGATATGAAAAACTGCTGAGCCGCTTTACTGTTGCTTCGGTCATGGTTCATCACACGTATGCGAATATTCTGACGGAGTATCTCGATGAATATGATGAGGCAATAAAGCATCGGAAGATTGCTGTCGAGATGTCGCCCACAGGGTGGACCTATCAGGGGCTGGCGAACACCTTAAAGAAAATGAAGCGCTACGAGGATTCCTGTGCAGCATGGGAAAAATGCATCGAGCAGGATCCAGACGATTCCGATTATTGGCGGCAGTGGGCGAACACCCTCTACGAAATGAAGCAATATGAGGAAGCGTTGGAAAAGTATGAAAAATCTGCTGCGCTGGATCCGGCGTATCGCTACACCTATTATCGCATCGGCCGCTGTAAAAGGCGGTTGAAGCAGTATGACGAAAGAATGTTATCTGCTTTCAGGACGAGTGCCGATATGGGATACGCCGCTTCTATGTATGAGGTCGCGTCCTGTTATGAACATGGCAGGGGATGCGGTGCCAATGCTGTGATGGCAGTGGCTTGGTACAGAAAGTCATGGGAACATGATTATGATCCTGGCCGGCGCGCATTGGCTCGCTGCTTGCAGCGAGGAGCTGGCGGCGAGACGAATACGGTTGAGGCGGCTCGATTGTTTCGAATCGGAGCAGATACCGGAACAAAATATGACCAGACTGAGATGGGCCGCTGCTGTGCCTTCGGACTGGGCGCTCCTCAGGACTGGAGCGAAGCCGCCCGTTATTTACAGCTGGCTGCCGATCAGGGCGAAGTGTTGGCGAAACATATGCTTGCGCAATGTTATGCTCGCGGGCTGGGCGTGGAGAAAGACGAGCGTGAAGCCAATCGACTTTTTGAAGATGCCGTTGAGCATCGGTCGAACCGCCCGGGAATGATGTTGGTTTATTCTCTGTTTTTGGTGAATTGCGATTCCCCGGAATTGCGCGACCAGGAACGTGCCCTCGCTTTTTTAAACAATGCTTTGGATATAAAATATAATGGGGTGTATTGTTGCGTTTTACCTCGAAAAGACGTTGATAGTCCCAAAACAGCCGTTGTTGACCTTGCCGACGAGCTGCTTGAGTATTGGGAAAAGGATCTCTCTGACGGAGAAGACCGGGTTCAACTGATCGAGCGACTTGGAGAATTTAAAGAAAAAACCATGGGGCAGCTCTTGTAA
- a CDS encoding protein arginine kinase — protein MTLDGLLERHGGWLESGPEEGPVISSRVRLARNLSDTTFPGWASKEVRDRVWNEVVQAFDSMETDTEFLRWRMDELKTLERELLFERHLISAELAERKSGSGLFVSEDECRAVMVNEEDHIRLQSLQPGLNLQKALDGAEALDDDLEKTLTYAFSSKLGYLTACPSNVGTGMRASVMLHLPGLCLTEEIKPVINAVSKIGLAVRGMWGEGSEAAGHMFQISNQITLGKTEVEIISHLDQIVLEVIEHEKNARLRLMESQQIRVHDHIGRAYGILAHAAMMNSNEALDLLSGLRLGIDLGLMPEIARRDIDQLLIRIQPAHLQKAAGSMLSPEERDIKRAQLIRLFLDGSPDNGNGH, from the coding sequence ATGACGCTCGATGGACTTCTTGAACGGCATGGCGGATGGCTCGAATCCGGCCCGGAAGAGGGGCCGGTGATCAGCAGTCGTGTGCGCCTGGCCCGCAACCTCAGCGATACCACGTTTCCCGGATGGGCTTCCAAAGAAGTTCGTGACCGCGTTTGGAATGAAGTTGTGCAGGCCTTCGACAGTATGGAAACCGATACGGAATTCCTTCGCTGGCGAATGGACGAACTGAAAACGCTGGAGCGCGAGCTTCTGTTCGAACGGCACCTGATCAGCGCGGAGCTGGCGGAGCGTAAGAGCGGCAGCGGCCTGTTTGTCAGCGAAGATGAATGTCGGGCTGTCATGGTGAACGAGGAAGATCATATTCGTCTGCAGTCTTTGCAGCCGGGGCTGAATTTGCAAAAGGCGCTGGACGGAGCCGAAGCGCTGGATGATGACCTTGAAAAAACACTGACCTATGCTTTTTCGTCTAAACTCGGGTATCTGACCGCCTGTCCGTCCAATGTCGGAACAGGTATGCGCGCCAGTGTGATGCTGCATCTGCCGGGACTCTGCCTGACTGAAGAGATTAAGCCCGTGATCAATGCCGTTTCTAAAATCGGGTTGGCTGTTCGAGGCATGTGGGGCGAAGGCTCTGAAGCCGCCGGCCACATGTTCCAGATTTCCAATCAGATCACTTTGGGAAAAACCGAAGTCGAGATTATTTCTCATCTCGACCAGATTGTGCTCGAAGTGATCGAACACGAAAAAAATGCCCGTTTGCGCCTGATGGAGTCTCAGCAGATCCGTGTGCACGACCATATTGGCCGCGCTTACGGTATTTTGGCGCATGCCGCCATGATGAACTCCAACGAAGCGCTCGACCTGTTGTCCGGCCTGCGCCTTGGCATTGATCTCGGCCTTATGCCGGAAATTGCCCGGCGCGATATTGATCAGCTGCTGATTCGGATTCAGCCGGCCCACCTGCAGAAGGCCGCTGGTTCCATGCTCAGCCCTGAAGAGCGCGACATTAAGCGGGCGCAGCTGATTCGCCTTTTTTTAGATGGAAGTCCGGACAATGGCAATGGACACTGA
- a CDS encoding UvrB/UvrC motif-containing protein, giving the protein MKCDLCDKEAVVHLTQVVNGEMKEVHLCEEHAKEQGIDIHSPISITDILMGLGEAKQGIEHQLSPSCPRCGMAREEFRRSGRLGCPDCYNTFMAELAVAIKAMHHSSQHVGKIPAREGLQTRIKSQIARFQKELDAAIAREDYEKAAEIRDRISEVRTQAEEQEGGDA; this is encoded by the coding sequence ATGAAATGTGACCTTTGTGATAAAGAAGCGGTTGTGCACCTGACGCAGGTGGTAAACGGCGAGATGAAAGAGGTTCATCTCTGCGAGGAGCACGCCAAGGAGCAGGGCATTGATATTCACAGCCCGATTTCCATCACGGACATCCTGATGGGCCTGGGCGAGGCGAAGCAGGGGATTGAGCACCAGCTCAGTCCGTCCTGCCCGCGCTGCGGAATGGCGCGCGAGGAGTTCCGCAGGAGCGGGCGCCTCGGCTGCCCGGACTGCTACAACACTTTCATGGCTGAGCTGGCCGTTGCCATCAAAGCCATGCATCACAGCAGCCAGCACGTCGGCAAGATTCCGGCGCGTGAAGGGCTTCAGACCCGTATCAAGTCGCAGATTGCCCGGTTTCAGAAAGAACTGGATGCCGCCATCGCCCGCGAGGACTATGAAAAGGCGGCGGAGATCCGGGATCGGATCAGTGAGGTCCGCACGCAGGCGGAAGAACAGGAAGGCGGTGACGCATGA
- the rpsL gene encoding 30S ribosomal protein S12 has translation MPTVNQLVRKPRTPIKKKKKCPALTACPQRRGVCLLVKTQTPKKPNSALRKIARVRLTNGREINAYIPGEGHNLQEHSMVLVRGGRVKDLPGVRYHIVRGALDCLGVDGRKQGRSKYGAKKPKES, from the coding sequence ATGCCTACAGTAAATCAGCTTGTTAGAAAACCGCGTACGCCGATTAAGAAGAAGAAAAAGTGTCCTGCGTTGACCGCCTGTCCGCAGCGCCGCGGTGTTTGTCTTTTGGTGAAAACCCAGACCCCGAAGAAGCCGAACTCGGCGCTTCGTAAAATCGCCCGTGTCCGTTTGACCAACGGTCGCGAAATCAATGCCTACATCCCGGGTGAAGGCCACAACCTGCAGGAACACAGCATGGTGCTGGTTCGTGGCGGTCGTGTAAAGGACTTGCCGGGTGTTCGTTATCACATCGTTCGCGGTGCGTTGGACTGTCTTGGTGTGGATGGACGCAAACAGGGTCGTTCAAAATACGGTGCGAAAAAGCCGAAAGAATCATAA
- a CDS encoding ABC transporter ATP-binding protein, which yields MSEILKAEEVHKNYRIGKRTVEVLHGVSLSVQRGETLSVMGASGSGKSTLLHLLGGLDKPDSGDVQFEGNSLVSMKAPKRAAFRANRCGFIFQSYHLLPELDVLQNVILPSMAARRKDAKTRAEHLLDRVGLCGRMDHRPMELSGGEQQRVALARALMNEPDLILADEPTGNLDSHTGENVLHNLFDLAQSEQLTLILVTHNEDVARLCQRELVLKDGKLEE from the coding sequence ATGAGTGAAATCTTAAAAGCAGAAGAGGTACACAAGAACTACCGGATTGGAAAGCGGACGGTTGAGGTGCTTCACGGAGTGTCGCTGAGCGTTCAGCGTGGTGAGACGCTGTCGGTGATGGGGGCGAGCGGATCGGGAAAAAGTACGCTGCTGCATCTCCTTGGAGGGCTGGATAAACCGGATTCGGGCGATGTGCAGTTCGAAGGCAACAGCCTGGTTTCGATGAAAGCTCCGAAGCGTGCCGCGTTTCGCGCGAACCGCTGCGGATTCATTTTCCAGAGCTATCATCTGCTGCCGGAGCTCGATGTGCTCCAGAATGTGATTCTGCCGTCAATGGCGGCGCGCCGGAAAGACGCCAAAACACGCGCGGAACATCTGCTGGATCGCGTGGGCCTCTGCGGGCGCATGGATCACCGGCCCATGGAACTTTCGGGCGGCGAGCAGCAGCGCGTGGCGCTGGCACGGGCCCTGATGAATGAGCCGGATTTGATTCTGGCAGACGAACCGACCGGGAATTTGGATTCACACACTGGCGAAAACGTATTGCATAACCTCTTTGATTTAGCACAATCTGAACAGTTGACACTGATTCTGGTGACGCACAACGAGGATGTGGCCCGGCTCTGTCAGCGTGAATTGGTGTTGAAAGACGGAAAGCTGGAGGAATAG
- the rpsG gene encoding 30S ribosomal protein S7 — MARRRAAEKRTLTPDPRYNSELIAYMINAIMGRGKKATAASIVYGALEDIQSKLKDEDPLAVLTQAMENIKPKLEVKSRRVGGATYQVPVEVGPKRQTALASRWLIQYSKGRRGMPMRRALSMELLDAYANQGSCIKKRDDTHKMAQANKAFAHYRW; from the coding sequence ATGGCAAGAAGACGCGCAGCAGAAAAACGTACGTTAACCCCCGATCCCCGCTACAACAGCGAGCTGATCGCTTATATGATTAACGCCATTATGGGTCGCGGCAAAAAAGCAACCGCCGCTTCCATCGTGTATGGAGCCCTCGAAGATATCCAAAGCAAGCTGAAGGATGAAGATCCGTTGGCTGTGCTGACTCAGGCGATGGAAAACATTAAGCCGAAACTGGAAGTGAAATCCCGTCGTGTCGGTGGTGCCACGTATCAGGTTCCGGTGGAAGTCGGCCCGAAACGCCAGACTGCTCTGGCCAGCCGCTGGCTGATCCAGTATTCCAAGGGCCGCCGCGGTATGCCGATGCGCCGTGCGCTGTCTATGGAGCTGTTGGATGCGTATGCTAACCAGGGTTCCTGCATTAAAAAGCGGGATGATACGCATAAGATGGCTCAGGCGAACAAAGCGTTCGCTCATTACCGCTGGTAA